From the Streptococcus oralis ATCC 35037 genome, one window contains:
- a CDS encoding metal ABC transporter solute-binding protein, Zn/Mn family: MKKRTFLLLVVGLLVLVLGACSQKEKQEAKGMKIVTSFYPIYAMVKEVSGDLNDVRMIQSSSGIHSFEPSANDIAAIYDADVFVYHSHTLESWAGSLDPNLKNSKVKVLEASEGMTLERVPGLEDVEVGDGVDEKTLYDPHTWLDPEKAGEEAQIIADKLSEIDSANKETYQKNAKNFIAKAQELTKKYQPIFEKASQKTFVTQHTAFSYLAKRFGLKQLGIAGISPEQEPSPRQLTEIQEFVKTYKVKTIFTESNASSKVAETLVKSTGVSLKTLNPLEADPENDKTYLENLEENMNVLAEELK, encoded by the coding sequence ATGAAAAAAAGAACATTTCTATTATTAGTGGTAGGTCTCTTGGTTCTTGTCTTAGGAGCATGTAGCCAAAAAGAAAAACAAGAAGCAAAAGGGATGAAGATTGTAACAAGTTTTTACCCAATCTATGCCATGGTCAAAGAGGTATCAGGTGACTTGAATGACGTACGGATGATTCAGTCAAGTAGTGGGATTCACTCCTTTGAACCGTCAGCAAATGACATTGCTGCTATCTATGATGCAGATGTCTTTGTCTACCATTCTCATACGCTCGAATCTTGGGCTGGAAGCCTAGATCCTAACTTGAAAAACTCAAAAGTTAAAGTTTTAGAAGCTTCTGAAGGAATGACCTTGGAGCGTGTACCAGGTTTGGAAGATGTAGAAGTAGGGGATGGAGTTGATGAAAAGACACTCTATGACCCTCACACTTGGTTAGATCCAGAAAAAGCAGGTGAAGAAGCTCAGATTATCGCTGACAAACTTTCGGAGATTGATAGTGCTAATAAGGAAACGTATCAAAAGAATGCTAAAAACTTTATCGCTAAAGCCCAAGAATTGACTAAGAAGTACCAGCCTATTTTTGAAAAAGCGAGTCAAAAGACCTTTGTTACACAACACACAGCCTTTTCTTATCTCGCTAAACGCTTTGGTTTGAAACAACTTGGTATAGCAGGGATTTCCCCTGAACAAGAACCAAGTCCGAGACAACTAACAGAAATTCAGGAATTCGTTAAGACCTATAAGGTTAAAACCATCTTTACTGAGAGCAATGCTTCTTCTAAAGTCGCTGAGACCTTGGTCAAATCAACAGGAGTTAGCCTAAAGACACTCAATCCTTTAGAAGCAGATCCTGAAAATGACAAAACTTACTTAGAAAATCTAGAAGAAAACATGAATGTTCTTGCAGAAGAATTAAAATGA